The nucleotide sequence TGCGCCACCGTCGGCGACGACGCGGCGATCCCGGCGGCGAGCCCGGCGAGGTCGCTGCCGTCGTGCGACTCCACGGTCAGGTAGGCGACGGCCTCGGCCAGGTCGACGAACTGGGCGATCTCGTTGCGCTCGTGTGCCGCCAGCGCCAGCACCGGGACGGCGCCGAGCTCGAACAGCGCGAACACCAGCGGGATGTACGCGGCGACGTTGGGCAGCTGCACGACGACACGGTCGCCGCGGCCGATGCCCCGTGCGCGGAACCCGGCGGCCAGCCGCAGCACCTGCTCACCGAGCTCGGCATAGGTGAGCTCGGTGTCACCGGCGATCACGGCGACGTCATCGGGGACCCGCTCGACGGTGTCGAACAGCATCTCGGAGAAGGTCCGATCGATCCAGAGCCCGTCCCGGCGGTAGCGGGCGGCGAACTCCTCCGGGTGCCCGACGACGCCGTCGAGCACCAACGGCTCGAGATCCGGCACGGCGCTCACCGGGAGGCGACCTGGTCGACGGTCCCGGGAACCGGCTGGGCCGGGTCCACACCGAGCTCGACGATCCGGTTGTCCGCGTCGACGTGCACCACCCTGGGCCGGTGCGTGGCCGGTTCGGCGTCGTCGGCCAGCAGGTAGGAGATGATGATGACCAGGTCACCGGGGTGCACGAGATGCGCGGCGGCACCGTTGATGCAGACGACGCCGGAACCGGGCTCACCCATGATCACGTAGGTCTCGAGCCGGGCGCCGTTGGTGATGTCGACGACCTGGACCTGCTCCCCCTCGACGAGCCCGGCGGCCTCCGCCAGGTCGGAGTCCAGGGTCAACGAGCCGACGTAGTGCAGATCGGCCTGGGTGACGGTCGCACGGTGGATCTTTCCACCGAGCACGGTGCGGAACATCGGATTCCTCTCGGGCTGCTCGGAGTCACGGCAGCCGACGTGACGGGCCGGGAGAAACGACGAGGGCCACGGAGGGACACGAAGGACACCGCCTCGCGTCACGACCCCGCCAGACATCCGGGACGGTCCCGGCTCCTCGCCACGACGATGACCGGATACCTCGGTCGACGACGGCGGGTGTGTGTCGGCTGGTCTCGATTACGCCGAGCGACGCTAACTCCTGTGGTTTGTTTAGGCTAGCCTCAGGGTTGTGGTTACTGTCACCGGACGTAGGGGTTCGACCACACGATGACCCGTGGTTAGGGTCGCCTTCCTCCGGATCTTCCCGTGCCGCGCGGCTCGCCGGGCATCGACGGGTACGCCCTGCGGAAAGGACGACATGACCATGGCTCCGCGTGACCCCTGAGCGCTCGACGGACCCGGCCGGGCTCGGGCGTGGCCGCCTCACCCGCCGGTTTCCGGTGCTCTGGCAGGCCCCGCCCTCCCCACCCCCGGTGGAACAGTTCGCCGTCGCCCCGGGCACCGGCCCACGACGGTTCACCGCCCGGGTCGCGGTCGCGGCCCCCCGCCTGACCGTCCCGGCCGCGGCGCTGGCGATCGTGCAGAACGCCGCCACCGCGTCCATCCCGGTGATCATGGGCCTGGCGATCGACCGCGCGTTGCAGACCGGGGATCTCGTGCAGCTCTCGGGCTGGCTGGCCCTGCTGGGGATCACCTTCCTCTGCCTGGCGCTGGCCTTCCGGGTCAGCGCCTTCCTCGCAGCCCGGGCGGTGCAGACGGTCGAGCACCGACTGCGCAGCACCCTGTCCGGGTCGGTCCTGCACCCGGCCGACGGACGGGTCCGCCGGCCCGACGGAGTCGTCCTCTCCACCGCGACCAACGATCTGACCCGGCTCTCCACCGCGGTGAACCTCGGTGTGTTCCCGGTCGGCGAGCTCGCCGGGATCACCGTCGTCGCGGTGTCCCTGCTGGTGATCCACTGGCCGCTCGGCGTGGCCGTGCTGCTCGGCGCGCCGGTCGTCGTCTGGCTGATGGGTGCGCTGAGCGGGCCGTTCTCGCGGACCGCGCGGCACGCCCAGTCACTGCTGGCGGTCGCGGTCGGGCGAGCTACCGACCTGGTGACCGGCTACCGGGTTGTCAAGGGGGTCCGCGCCGAGGAGGAGGCGACCCGCCGCTACCGGCACGAGAGCCGGGCAGCACTCACCGGGGCGTACACCAATCTCGGGGCTCTCGGCCGCTACCTCGCCGGGAGCAACACCATCTCCGGGCTCTTCGTCGCCGGCATCGCGGGGCTGGCCGGGTTCTTCGCCGTCGCCGGCGAGATCACGATCGGCGAGCTGATCGCGGTCGCCGGGCTGACCCAGGCGCTGCTGCCACCGTTGAACCTGCTGACCGCGAACGCCGGCGCCGTCTGGGCGGCCGCCGTCGGATCGGGCGAGCGGGTACTGGATCTGCTGCGTGCAGCCGGTGACGCACCGGAACCCGCCGCGCCCCCGCCCGGCCCGGCCACCCCGCCGGTCGTGGAGGTCATCGCCGACGGCGACGAACCGATCCGGCTCGAGCCGGGCGCCGTGATCGGGTTGCACGCCGACGACCGCACCGCGAATGCGATCGTCGGCTCCTTCCTGGCGCCGCGAGGTGTGGGGCGGATGGCCGAGGTGCTTCTCGACGGCGTTCCCGCCGCCGAGCTGGACCCGGCCGACTACCGGGCCGCAGTCGTCGTCGCACCGCACGAGGCCGGTCTGTTCAGCGGCACCGTCGCCGAGAACCTGGACCTGCCCGGTGCCGCCCCGCACCACCGGGCCACTGCGCTGTGGGCTGCGGCCTGCGACGACTTCGTATCCGGCACGCCGGGCGGCCTCGACATCCAGGTCGGGGAGAACGGCAACCGGCTCTCCGGTGGCCAGCGCCAGCGGCTCGCGCTGGCCCGCGCCTACGCCCGCGACGCGCAGGTCCTGGTCCTGCACGAGCCCACGACGGCCGTCGACTCGGTGACCGGTGCGGCGATCGCCGACCGGCTGCGCCGGGTGCGCGCAGGGCGTTCGACGCTCCTGGTCACCACCTCCCCCGTGCTCCTGGCCCGATGCGACCGCGTCGTCGAGCCGGGGGCGCACGCCGGCGGCCCGGTTCGGGTGACCCGGTGACCGCCGACGCGATCCGGCCGGGTCTGCCCGTCGCCGGCTGGGGGACGACCTGGGCCGAGCTGAAGCTGGTCAGCCGTGGCCACCGGCTGCGGCTGCTCGCCGTCGCGTTGCTGGGGCTGGGCAGCTCCGCGCTCGGGCTGGCGATGCCGGTGGCGCTCGGCTCGCTCATCAACTCCGTCGACGCCGGCACCGCGGACGCGGGCACCGTGTGGTGGACGATCGTGGTGATGGTCGGCGCGACGAGCGTCGCCGCGGTCGGCACCGCGCTCACCGCGGTCCTCGCCGGACGGATCTACCAGACGCTTCTGGCGGAGCTGCGCGAACGCCTGGTGGCCCGGGCGATGCAGCTGCCGCAGGGCGTCGTCGAGCGGTCCGGGACCGGCGACCTCGTCGCACGGGCCAGTGACGACGTCTCCCAGATCGCCGAAGCCGCGCACCGGGTCGTCCCGGCGCTCACCTCGGCCGGTTTCACGATCCTGGTCTCGGTTGCCGGGATGACCGCGCTGGACTGGCGCTACGGGCTGGCGCTCGCGGCCACTCTCCCGGTGCACGTGTTCGCGCTGCGCTGGTACCTCGCCACCGCTCCCGCCGTCTACCAGGCCCAGCGCAGGGCCGCCGGCGAACGCGCGCAGCAGATCCTGGAGTCACTGCGCGGCTTCGACACCGTGCAGGCCTTCGGCCTCGGCGACCGGCGACACCGGCGGGTCGTCGGCGCGTCCTGGGAGGTCGTGCGGCACACGCTGCGGGCGCGGACGGTGCAGAACATGTTCGTCGGCCGGCTGCACCTCGCCGAGTACCTCGGCCTGGCGGCCATCCTGGTCGTCGGCTGTCTGCTGATCGGATCCGGCAGCTCGACGGTCGGCATGGCGACCACCGCGATGCTCGTGACCCTGCGTCTGTTCGGACCGGTCACCCAGCTCCTGCTGGTGATCGACGTGCTGCAGTCGGCACTGGCCTCGCTGAACCGGATGATCGGGGTGATCACCATGCCGCCGGGCCGCCCCGTGGAGGGCACCACCGGCGCCACCGCGGTGGGCGCTCCGGTCGTCCGGCTGAGCGGGGTCGGGTTCGCCTACCCGGGGGGCCGGCAGGTGTTGCACGACATCGATCTCACGATCGGACCGGGTGAGCGGGTCGCGGTCGTCGGCAGCTCCGGAGCGGGCAAGACCACCCTGGCCGGGTTGCTCGCCGGGATCCACGCGCCGAGGAGCGGCACCGTCACCCGCCCGGAGAACACCGTGCTGATCACCCAGGACACCCACGTCTTCACCGGGACGTTGCGCGAGAACCTGAACCTGGCCGCACCCGGCGCCGGTGACGCCGAGATCGCCCGCGCACTCGCCGCGGCCGGCGCGGACGGTCTGCTCGAGTCGCTGCCCGATGGTCCGGACACCCTGCTCGGCGCCGGCGGGCGGGCGCCGACCCCGGCTCAGGCCCAGCAGATCGCGCTGGCCCGCCTCGTGCTCGCCGATCCCGACCTGGCGATCCTCGACGAGGCGACGGCCGAGGCCGGGTCGAGCGACGCGGAACTGCTGGACCGCTGTTCGGCGGCCGCGCTGCACGGACGCGCCGGCCTGGTGATCGCCCACCGGCTCTCTCAGGCCGCGGTCTGCGACCGCATCGTCGTCATGGCCGACGGCCGGATGATCGAGAGCGGCAGCCACTCCGAGCTCCTCGCCGCCCACGGGGCCTACGCCCGGCTCTGGCGGTCCTGGACCGCGCGCTGAACCGGGCCACCGACTTCCGCACCGCCGTCCCGTCATCGCTCCGGACGGCCTGACCCGCTCCGGACGAGTCGAGGTCGCCCGTTGCCGGAACAGCAACGATTCTTGCCGTCCCGGTCGCCCTGGATCAGGGTGGCGGCATGAACAGCACGGATGCCACCACCTTCTGGGACGACCTGTACGCCACCCGGCCCGCCGCGACGGACGCACCGTCGGCCAACGCCCGACTCGCGGAGACCGTCGACGGTGTCCAGCCCGGCACCGCACTGGATCTGGGCTGCGGCGCCGGGGGCGACGCCCTGTTCCTGGCCCGCCGCGGATGGCGGGTGACCGCGGTCGACGTGTCGGCGGTCGCGACCGGCAGGCTCGCCGATCTCGCCCAGCGGCTCGGGCTCGGCGACCGGATCCGGACCGCGACCCACGATCTCGGCGAGACGTTCCCGGACGGGAGCTTCGATCTGGTGTCGGCGCAGTACCTGCACACCCCGCTCCCGCTCGACCGGGACGCCGTCCTCCGGGCGGCCGCGGGTGCGCTGCGGCCCGGCGGGCTGCTGCTCGTCGTCGACCACGGCTCGATCGCGCCGTGGTCGTGGAACCAGGATCCGGACACCCACTTCCCGGCGCCGGCCGAAATCGCCGCCGGGCTCGACCTGGATCCGGCAGGCTGGACGGTCGAGCGTGCCGATGCCCCGCGCCGGATCGCGACCGGTCCGGACGGAAGCACCGCCGAGGTCGTCGACCATGTCCTGACCATCCGCCGCACCGCCTGACCCACCGGAGGAACACCGTGCCGAGATCCGCACGACAGGACACCCCACCCCCGCGCACCGGAGCCTCGGAGGCCGAGGTCCTGCGCGGTTTCCTGGACTATCTGCGCACCTCGATCGCAGCGAAGGTGGAGGGCGCGCCGGAGCCGGCCGTGCGCACCGCCGCCGTGCCGTCCGGCACGAACCTGCTCGGCCTGCTCCACCACCTGACCGCGGTCGAGCGGGCGATGTTCCTCGGGGAGCAGGTGACCGACTGGCAGGCGACCTTCCACACCGGCCCGGAGGACACCGTGGACTCCGTCGTCGCCGGCTACCGGGCCACGGTCGCGGCCGCGAACCGGGCCCTGGATGCCCTCCCCGATCTCGGTGCGCCGCTGCCGCGGCCCGGCCGGCCCGCACCGACCGTCCGCTGGGCGCTCACGCACATGATCGAGGAGACCGGGCGGCACGCCGGGCACGCCGACATCCTGCGGGAGCTCGTCGACGGGAGCACCGGCCGGTGATCGGCCAGGGCCTCTACTCGGCCAGGATCCGGACGTGACCGCTGGTCCCGTCGACCCGGATCCACTGCCCGTCCCGGATCAGCCGGGTGGCTCCCGCCACCCCGACCACGGCGGGCAGCCCGTACTCCCGGGCGATCACCGCGCCGTGCGTCATCAGGCCGCCCACCTCGGTCACGAGGCCGGCGACCGTCACGAACGCCGGCGACCAGCTGGGATCGGTGAAGGCGGTGACCAGGATGTCGCCGGTGCGGAGATCGGCCGCGGCCAGGTCGGGTACGACGCGGGCGCGGCCCTCCACCTCCCCGGTGGACGCCGGCAGCCCGATCAACGCGCCGTCGGGCACATCGTCGCGCCGGTACGTCCCGGCGACGGTTTCGCCGTCCGAGGTGAGTACGCGAGGCGGGGTGAGCGCGCGGAACCTGTCGAGCTCCGCCCGCCGCCGGTGGACGAGCGTGTCGTCGACCCGCCCGGTCCGGGCGACGTCGTGGAGCTCGTCGAGCCGCAGCAGGAAGCAGTCCTCCCGGTCGCCGAGCACGCCGTCCCGCACGAGCCGGTCGGCCTCCCGCAGAAGCGCCCGCTTGTAGGCGAAGTAGCGGCCGATCATCGCGAACTTGGGGTACTCCCGATACCCGACGAAGGTCCGCAGGCGGTCGATCATCGCCGCGGTCTCGTCGGCCTTCCGCGCCCCGTCCGGGAGCGCCCGCAACCGCTCCAGCAGGTCCTGCTCCTTCGCCGCCGCCTCCTGCCGGCCCTGCTCGAAGCGGCGGCGCCCGGCCCCGGGCCCGGCGTTGTCGACGTTGCCGAGCAGCACCGCCACGAGATCCCCCGGGCGCTCGGCCCAGCGCGGCCGGGCGATGTCGATCTCGCCGACGCAGCGCGCGCCGTACCGGTCGAGGTAGCCGAGGATCGCGTCCCGTGCGTCGTGTCCGCCGGGCAGCCCGGCCAGCTCGCCCGGGAAGCCGTCGGGGAACCCGCGGTCGACGGCGGTGCGCAGATGGTCCACCACCGCGGGATGCGGGCGGATCGCATCGGCGACGTCGAGCAGCGCCAGCCCCATCTCCGAGGTGACGTTGCCGGGTGCGGACCGGGCCAGGGTGTCGGCCGCGTTCGCCTCCCCCAGCCACTCCCGCATCCGGTCGTTGAGCCACCAGGTGGCCTGCATCCCGGCCATGATCACCTGGTGGCTGCGCGGCTCGATCAGCAGCCGCTGCAGCTCCCCGAGGTCCGTCTCCAGGAAGTCGAACAGCTCCGGTCCCCGCAGCTCCGCGATGTCCCGTTCGACGGCGGCCAGGGACGCCCGCCAGTGCGCGACCAGCTCCTCGACCAGGGCCGGATCGGCGTCGATCGGGGCGGGCTCGGCGGCGCCGGCCGGCGGCTGCGGCGGGGCCGGTGGCGGGACGTCGGGCACGATGCCGCCGCCGTCGAGCACGGTCTGCAACGCGTCCCGGATCAGCGGGTCGGACGCCCCCAGGCCGCCCAGGACCAGCTCCCGCGTCACCGGCGACGCCAGCTGGTCGACGACGTCGACGAACAGCCGTCCACCGGCCTCGGCCATCTGCCGCGGCGTGGTCCGCTGCCAGACGGACAGACCCAGCGGCGTCATCGCGTCGGTCATCATCTGCTGGTGCCCGACGGACACGTACACGTGGGGGCGGCCGTCCGTGGTCACCGGGACCGGGAACAGCGTGGTGATCGGCCTGCTCTGCAGGATCCGGAACCGTCCGTCGGCCAGGCACCACTCGATGTCCTGCGGGGCGCCCAGTGCCGCCTCGATCCGCCTGCCCAGCCGCGCGAGCTCCAGCACCTGCGCGTCGGTCAGCACCGGCCGCCGTTGCATCCGCGGATCGACGGCGTCGGTCCACGTCCCGCCACCCGGTGACGGGCGCACGGCCAGCGCCTTGCTCCCGATCGTCGTCCCGACGATGCCGTCGCGCACCGTGTGGTGGTCGGCGTCGACCCGGCCGGAGACCAGCGCCTCGCCGAGGCCGAAACAGGCCTCGACGGCCACCACGGTCCGGTTCGACGACACCGGATCGGCCGTGAACAGCACGCCCGATCCCTGCGGGTCGACCATCTCCTGGACGATCACCGCCATCCGTGCGGTGCGGTGGTCGATGCCGTGCCGGGCCCGGTACGCGACGGCCCGCTCGGTGAACAGCGACGCCCAGCAGGAGCGGACGTGTCCGACGACCGCCGACGACCCGACGACGTTCAGGTAGGTGTCCTGCTGACCCGCGGACGACGCCGTCGGCAGGTCCTCGGCGGTGGCGCTGGACCGGACCGCGCGCCCGCCCCCGCCGGCCGCCGCCGCGATCTCCGCCGCCAGGTCGTCGGGTACCGGGGCGGACTCCATCGCCGCCCGGATCTGCGCGGCGAGCCCGGCGAGCCCGGCCGGATCGTCTGCGGCGAGCCCGTCCAGCCGGTCGACGAGTTCGTCGAAGGCGGGCACCTGGGCCGTGAACAGCCGGAAGGCGTCCGTCGACACGCAGTAGCCGGCCGGCACCTCCACACCCTCGATCCGCGACAGCTCCCCCAGGTGCGCGGCCTTGCCCCCGACCAGCGCGATCCGGCTCCGGTCGAGCTCGCGCAGATCGTGTACCCAGCGCCCGGTCGTCGTGCTCGCGGTGTCGACCACTGTTCTCCCGTGTGTCCGTGCCGCATGCCGAAGCGGCGTCGGCGGGAGAGCTTCCAGCATGATCGGGGGCTTGCCGCAAGCCCCCTGCCGCGCTATACGTTGAAGCGGGACGCGGGTACGACTCCGTGTTCACCGGGTCACCGCCGCCGCGCTGCACGTTCGGCAGCGCATACTCACCCGGGCGATCCGGCCCGCCGGCTCTGCTCGATCACCCACGTCGCGACCTGGGTCCGCGACCCGGCGTCGAGCTTGCGCAGGATGCGCTCGACGTGGCCGTCGACGGTGCGGCGCGAGATGACGAGCCGTTCCGCGATCGCCTTGTTGCTGAGGCCCTCGGCGATGAGCAGTGCGACCTCCTCCTCCCGGGCGGTCAGCTCGGCCAGGGTGCGCCCGGCCATCCGGAGTGTCCGATCCGGCCGCCCGGACCCGGCGACGGTGACGATGTCGATGCAGATCCGGACGGCGTCGGCCACGTCGGCACCCGCGTACTCGTTGCGCAGGGCGTCGGCGGCGTCGGCGCCGAGCACCCGGTCGATCTGCTCGTCGTAGGCGCGCCCCTCGGCCGAGGCGTGCGGGCCGAAGGCCGCGAGCGAGGTGCCGAGACGTCGCCAGACACCGGCGGCGACACCGGACAGGGTCGCCCCGTCCGCGGCCCGGCCGGTCGCCGTCATGATCCACGAGCAGACCTCGACGCTGAGCGCCGTGCAGACCCCGTCGCGGAAGTCCCGCTCGATCAACAGGGTGCTGAGGACCGCGTCGCGTGCCGCCTGCAGCTCGCCCAGGTGCAGCCTGGTGATGGCCTCGACCCAGCGTGCATAGCCGTGGTTCCACATCTCGCCGTCGGCGGTCGCCCGCTCGATGACGGCGGCGACGGTCGACAGCGCCTGCTGCGGCCGCTCTCCGTAGGTCTCGGCCATCCCGAGCTGGAAGCCGGCCGTGAGCTCGGCAGGGGCGTCGCCGACCTCACGATGCATCTCCATCGCGTGCCGGTACCGGTCGACCGACTCCACCAGGTCGCCCTCGAACAGGTTCATCAGAGCCGTCCAGTGGGCGGCGTGACCCTGCATGGCGACGTCGCCGAGCTCCTCGGCGATCGCCGTGCACTCGTCGAGGTACTCACGGGCCACCGACCGGTCGCCCTGGATCAGGGCGACCCACGCCACCACCCACAGCGCCTCGCCCCGCTCCGGGGTGCGCGGATCGAGCCGGCGCAGCAGCCGCTCCAGCCAGCGCCGCCCGTAGGTGAGGAAGCCACCGGCGATCCAGTGGTAGCGCAGCAGCGACGCGAGCCGGGCACCGGCGACCTCCTCGCCCGGGGTGCTCGCGCTGAACCCGAGCGCGGCGAGCAGGTTGGGATGGTCCAGCCGCAGGCGGGCGAGGTCGCGTGCCTGGTCCGGGCCGCACCAGCGCTCGAGCACCGTCGTGGCGACCGCGATGTAGTGGTCGCGGTGCAGCCGGCGGATCTCCTCGGTGCAGCCGGACTCGTCGAGCTGCTCGGCGCCGTACTCCCGGAGCGAGACGAACTGCCGATACCGCAGGTCCTCGCCGTCCCGGTCGACCACGACGACCGATTTTCCGATCAAGCCGTCCAGCGCGTCGAGCAGCCGGTCCCCGGCCAGGTCGCCGTGCCCGCACACGCCCTCCAGCGTCTCCAGGCCGGCCGATGCGGGGAACACCGACATCCGAGCCCAGAGCAGCTGTTCGGCCGGACTGCACAGGTCGTAGCTCCAGTCGATGAGCGCGCGCAGCGACTGTTGGCGCGGCTCCGTGCCGGGGCCGGGTGCGGCCAACAGGTGCAGGCGCCCGTCCAGCCGATCGACGACCTGCGACACCGACAGCGACCGGAGCCGGACCGCAGCGAGCTCGATCGCCAGCGGCAGGCCGTCCAGCTTGCGGCAGAGCGCTACGACGGCGCCGCGGTTGCCGTCGTCGATCCGGAACTCGGGCAGCAGGCCGCGGGCGCGGTCGAGCAGCAGCCGGACCGACGGCACCTCGGTCAGCGACCGTCCGTCACAGCGACCGGTCTCCGGGACGGCAAGCGGATCGAGCCGGTGCACCTGCTCGCCGCGCACTCCGAGCGCGGACCGGCTGGTGGCGAGCACGGTCAGCTCCGGCAGGTCCGCGAGCAGCCGCAGCAGCAGTCGCACGGTGCCCTCGACCAGGTGCTCGCAGTTGTCGACGACGAGCAGCGACGGCGCCGCGGCCAGGTGCCCGATCACCCGGTCGACGGCGTCCCGGTTCGACTGGTCGGACACGCCGATCGCGGTCGCCACGGTGGGCGCGATCTGCGAGGGGTCGGTGACGCTCGCGAGCTCGACGACGTACACGTCGTCGTCCCACAGCTCGGCGGCGGTCAGCGCGGTCCTCGTCTTACCGACGCCACCGGGCCCGGTCACCGAGACGAGGCTGTGCGTCCGGAGTTCCTCGTGCAGCCGGGCGACGTCCGACTCGCGACCGACGAAGCTGTCGAGCGCCGTGGCAAGGCGATGGCGGCCCCGCGGAACCTGACGTTCGCGCCGGTCCTGCCCGGCGACGTCGACCATGACGCCTCCCCATCCAGGAGTGCCGCCCAGGGTGGCACGAAACCTCGCCGACGCCATACCTGATGACGCTCGGTGAGTACCCGGGTAACACGCGCCGGCGCCGCGGGTACCGCCCCGGACGGCGGTGAGGTGCTTCCACGCTGTCGGCGGTCCGTGCCCCGAGGGCACGGTGTCGTGGCGATCACACGGCCGCCGGCTCGACCGGCGGACCGCCACCACGTCACCCGCAAGGAGGCTGGTTCCAGTGGTGTCCCCTACCGCCGAGAATCACGACGCGATCATCATCGGGGCCGGATTCGCCGGCCTGTACGCCATTCACGCGCTGCGCGACAAGGAGTCCAAGAACGTCGTCGCCTTCGACGCCGCCGACGGTGTGGGCGGCACCTGGTACTGGAACCGCTACCCGGGGGCCCGCGTCGACATCGAGAGCGTCCACTACTCGTACTCGTTCGACGACGCCCTCCAACAGGACTGGCACTGGACGGAGCGCTTCCCGGCACAACCGGAGATCCTGCGCTACCTCGAGCATGTCGCCGACCGGTTCGACCTTCGCCGCAGCATCCGGTTCCACACCAGGATCGTCTCGCTCGCCTGGGACGACGACAACTCACACTGGACGGCGACCACCGACGCCGGCGAGGTGCACACCGCGCGGTACGTCATCTCCGGCGCCGGCACCCTGTCCGTCCCGAAGGAGCCCGAGTTCAGCGGGATCGAGAACTTCACCGGAGAGACCTACGCGACCGGCAACTGGCCGCACCACGAGATCGGTTTCGAGGGCAAGCGGGTCGGGATCGTCGGTGTCGGCTCCTCGGGCATCCAGGCGATCAGCGAGATCGCGAAGACCGCCGGGCACCTGACCGTGCTCCAGCGCACCCCGAACTACGCCACCCCGATCGGCAACTACCCCACCGACCCCGCCGAGGAGGCCGCTGAGAAAGCCGACTACCGGGCGCTGCGGGATGCCTCGCGCAACCACTTCCTCGGTGTCCCCTACTCCGAGGTGCAGCCCTCCGCGGTCGCCGCATCCCCCGAGGAGCGCCGCGAGGTGTTCGACGACCGCTGGAACCGCGGCGGGTTCCGGCTGTTCATCGACTCCTTCGGCGACATCCTGTTCGACCACGAGGCGAACGACACCGTCGCCCAGTACATCCGGGACCGCATCCGCGAACGCGTGCAGGACCCGGCGACGGCGGAGCTCCTGGCTCCGCGCGACCACCCGTACGGCACCAAGCGGCCGCCGCTGGAGACCGACTACTACGAGGCCTACAACCGGCCCAACGTCGATCTGGTCGACGTGCGGTCCAACCCGATCGAGGCCGTCACCGAGACCGGTGTCCGGCTCGCCGACGGCACCGTGCACCGGTTCGACGTGCTGGTTCTCGCCACCGGCTTCGACGCGTGCACGGGGCCTCTGCTCGCCATGAACAT is from Pseudonocardia autotrophica and encodes:
- a CDS encoding ATP-binding protein, with the protein product MVDVAGQDRRERQVPRGRHRLATALDSFVGRESDVARLHEELRTHSLVSVTGPGGVGKTRTALTAAELWDDDVYVVELASVTDPSQIAPTVATAIGVSDQSNRDAVDRVIGHLAAAPSLLVVDNCEHLVEGTVRLLLRLLADLPELTVLATSRSALGVRGEQVHRLDPLAVPETGRCDGRSLTEVPSVRLLLDRARGLLPEFRIDDGNRGAVVALCRKLDGLPLAIELAAVRLRSLSVSQVVDRLDGRLHLLAAPGPGTEPRQQSLRALIDWSYDLCSPAEQLLWARMSVFPASAGLETLEGVCGHGDLAGDRLLDALDGLIGKSVVVVDRDGEDLRYRQFVSLREYGAEQLDESGCTEEIRRLHRDHYIAVATTVLERWCGPDQARDLARLRLDHPNLLAALGFSASTPGEEVAGARLASLLRYHWIAGGFLTYGRRWLERLLRRLDPRTPERGEALWVVAWVALIQGDRSVAREYLDECTAIAEELGDVAMQGHAAHWTALMNLFEGDLVESVDRYRHAMEMHREVGDAPAELTAGFQLGMAETYGERPQQALSTVAAVIERATADGEMWNHGYARWVEAITRLHLGELQAARDAVLSTLLIERDFRDGVCTALSVEVCSWIMTATGRAADGATLSGVAAGVWRRLGTSLAAFGPHASAEGRAYDEQIDRVLGADAADALRNEYAGADVADAVRICIDIVTVAGSGRPDRTLRMAGRTLAELTAREEEVALLIAEGLSNKAIAERLVISRRTVDGHVERILRKLDAGSRTQVATWVIEQSRRAGSPG
- a CDS encoding flavin-containing monooxygenase; translation: MSPTAENHDAIIIGAGFAGLYAIHALRDKESKNVVAFDAADGVGGTWYWNRYPGARVDIESVHYSYSFDDALQQDWHWTERFPAQPEILRYLEHVADRFDLRRSIRFHTRIVSLAWDDDNSHWTATTDAGEVHTARYVISGAGTLSVPKEPEFSGIENFTGETYATGNWPHHEIGFEGKRVGIVGVGSSGIQAISEIAKTAGHLTVLQRTPNYATPIGNYPTDPAEEAAEKADYRALRDASRNHFLGVPYSEVQPSAVAASPEERREVFDDRWNRGGFRLFIDSFGDILFDHEANDTVAQYIRDRIRERVQDPATAELLAPRDHPYGTKRPPLETDYYEAYNRPNVDLVDVRSNPIEAVTETGVRLADGTVHRFDVLVLATGFDACTGPLLAMNIVGRSGLALADHWADGPQTYLGLMAAGFPNLFMITGPQSPSVLYNMPLAIEDHVDFSVEAIRYIESTGRSVIEPTSDAERDWVAHTNELAQATLLPDSPTSWYMGNNVPGKPKRVLVYLGGAPGYRARCDEVVAAGYAGFDISSSSDRALAQA